The following proteins are co-located in the Betta splendens chromosome 9, fBetSpl5.4, whole genome shotgun sequence genome:
- the LOC114862487 gene encoding protein FAM163B isoform X1, producing the protein MSAGTVVIAGGILAAVILLTIVAVLCLCRLQYYCCRSEESEKGEEEEPELASMSPTRPLALAAPPTPPTSEHYSDDPETYPPTFLTEANGPSSYSPTPPPRRCQRPHAFCPSCARCSLPFYLQHPERFCNGGRRISYRTVQHQDLDLPMDLASFYHKLNLIRSVTMKEVVTHSISTDV; encoded by the exons ATGTCAGCCGGGACAGTGGTCATCGCAGGAGGGATTCTGGCTGCAGTCATCTTACTGACCATCGTTGCTGTCCTGTGCTTATGTAGGTTACAG taTTACTGCTGTAGGAGCGAGGAGTctgagaagggggaggaggaggaaccggAGCTCGCCAGCATGTCGCCGACCCGACCCCTGGCTCTGGCCGCTCCTCCCACCCCTCCAACCTCAGAGCACTACAGCGACGACCCAGAGACCTACCCCCCCACCTTTCTCACCGAGGCCAATGGGCCCAGCAGCTACTCGCCCACCCCTCCGCCTCGCAGGTGCCAGCGGCCTCACGCCTTTTGCCCGTCCTGCGCCCGCTGCTCGTTGCCCTTCTACCTGCAGCACCCAGAGAGGTTCTGCAATGGTGGACGGCGGATCAGCTACCGGACTGTGCAGCACCAGGACCTGGACCTGCCCATGGACCTGGCCAGCTTCTACCACAAGCTCAACCTCATCCGCTCCGTCACCATGAAGGAGGTGGTCACCCACAGCATCAGCACTGACGTCTAG
- the LOC114862487 gene encoding protein FAM163B isoform X2 produces MRSQYYCCRSEESEKGEEEEPELASMSPTRPLALAAPPTPPTSEHYSDDPETYPPTFLTEANGPSSYSPTPPPRRCQRPHAFCPSCARCSLPFYLQHPERFCNGGRRISYRTVQHQDLDLPMDLASFYHKLNLIRSVTMKEVVTHSISTDV; encoded by the exons atgaggagtcaa taTTACTGCTGTAGGAGCGAGGAGTctgagaagggggaggaggaggaaccggAGCTCGCCAGCATGTCGCCGACCCGACCCCTGGCTCTGGCCGCTCCTCCCACCCCTCCAACCTCAGAGCACTACAGCGACGACCCAGAGACCTACCCCCCCACCTTTCTCACCGAGGCCAATGGGCCCAGCAGCTACTCGCCCACCCCTCCGCCTCGCAGGTGCCAGCGGCCTCACGCCTTTTGCCCGTCCTGCGCCCGCTGCTCGTTGCCCTTCTACCTGCAGCACCCAGAGAGGTTCTGCAATGGTGGACGGCGGATCAGCTACCGGACTGTGCAGCACCAGGACCTGGACCTGCCCATGGACCTGGCCAGCTTCTACCACAAGCTCAACCTCATCCGCTCCGTCACCATGAAGGAGGTGGTCACCCACAGCATCAGCACTGACGTCTAG